From one Salinibacterium hongtaonis genomic stretch:
- a CDS encoding response regulator transcription factor, protein MTESTPRGIESRSPAQIRVAVVDDHRIVLDGVTAHIRFRHPDIEVAITETTWVGLLAHPLFPVDVVVLDLGLGDDLPVETKLRILATVGVKTVVMSRHADAFSVQSAMRAGALAFVPKSDDAGELVRAIRAAAAGHRYRAHSVALTEIDAVSSSTPGLGRQELRAIMLYSTGRSVKEVAAEMETTDETVKSYLKRARRKYRAVGIDLGTRVLLRRHAAREGWIGPE, encoded by the coding sequence GTGACCGAAAGCACGCCGAGGGGCATCGAATCCCGCAGCCCTGCCCAGATCAGGGTGGCTGTTGTCGACGACCATCGGATCGTGCTTGACGGCGTGACCGCCCACATCCGTTTTCGCCACCCCGATATCGAGGTCGCCATCACGGAGACCACCTGGGTCGGCCTGCTCGCGCATCCGCTCTTTCCTGTCGACGTGGTCGTTCTCGACCTCGGGCTCGGCGACGACCTGCCCGTCGAGACGAAGCTGCGGATTCTCGCGACGGTCGGCGTCAAGACCGTCGTGATGAGCCGCCACGCCGACGCGTTCTCCGTGCAATCGGCCATGCGTGCCGGAGCTCTCGCCTTCGTTCCAAAATCAGACGATGCTGGCGAGCTCGTTCGCGCCATTCGGGCCGCCGCCGCCGGGCATCGGTACCGTGCCCACTCGGTGGCGCTCACCGAGATCGATGCCGTCAGCAGTTCGACCCCGGGTCTCGGTCGACAGGAGCTTCGGGCGATCATGCTCTACTCCACCGGCCGCTCCGTCAAAGAGGTTGCCGCCGAAATGGAGACGACCGATGAGACGGTCAAGTCATATCTCAAGCGCGCCCGGCGCAAGTACCGCGCGGTCGGAATCGACCTCGGCACGAGGGTCCTGCTGCGTCGCCATGCCGCGCGCGAAGGCTGGATCGGGCCGGAATAG
- a CDS encoding bifunctional o-acetylhomoserine/o-acetylserine sulfhydrylase translates to MSDAWKFETKQIHSGAAPDPVTNARATPLYRTTAYVFNNADHAANLFALSEFGNIYTRIQNPTQDVFEQRIAALEGGTAALAVASGQSATTLAVLNIAQAGDHIVSSSSIYGGTYNLFKYTLAKLGIETTFVENQDDPNEWAAAVRPNTKLFFAETIGNPKINILDIASVSSIAHENGLPLIVDNTIATPYLIRPFEHGADIVVHSATKFLGGHGTVIGGVIVDGGRFEWSKNVDKFPELTEPDPSYHGASYTAAVGDPIAYIIKARVQLLRDLGPAISPDNAFALIQGIETLSLRIERHVQNAQDVAEWLDNHPDVDTVYYAGLPTSPWYGQANKYAPRGVGAVLSFELKGGVDAGREFVNSLSLFSHVANIGDVRSLVIHPASTTHSQLTPEQQLTTGVTPGLVRLSVGLENIDDIKADLASGLTAARKVADAARRA, encoded by the coding sequence ATGAGCGACGCCTGGAAGTTTGAGACGAAGCAGATCCACTCGGGCGCCGCGCCCGACCCCGTAACCAATGCGCGAGCAACGCCGCTCTACCGCACTACGGCCTACGTCTTTAACAACGCCGACCATGCGGCGAACCTGTTCGCGCTCTCGGAGTTCGGCAACATCTACACCCGCATCCAGAACCCGACTCAGGATGTTTTCGAGCAGCGCATCGCCGCGCTCGAGGGCGGCACCGCAGCCCTGGCCGTCGCCTCCGGGCAGTCGGCGACGACCCTTGCGGTTCTCAACATCGCCCAGGCCGGCGACCACATCGTTTCGTCGTCGTCCATCTATGGCGGCACGTACAACCTGTTTAAGTACACGCTTGCGAAGCTCGGCATCGAGACCACCTTCGTCGAAAACCAGGACGACCCGAACGAGTGGGCCGCGGCCGTTCGCCCGAACACCAAGCTGTTCTTTGCCGAGACGATTGGCAACCCCAAGATCAACATCCTCGACATCGCTTCGGTGTCGTCAATCGCCCACGAGAACGGCCTGCCGCTCATCGTGGACAACACGATTGCAACCCCCTACCTGATCCGCCCGTTCGAGCACGGAGCCGACATCGTCGTGCACTCCGCGACAAAGTTCCTCGGCGGCCACGGCACGGTAATCGGCGGCGTCATCGTGGATGGTGGCCGCTTCGAGTGGTCCAAGAACGTGGACAAGTTCCCCGAACTCACCGAGCCAGACCCCAGCTACCACGGCGCCAGCTACACGGCCGCGGTGGGCGACCCCATCGCCTACATCATCAAGGCACGCGTTCAGTTGCTTCGCGACCTCGGCCCCGCCATCTCCCCCGATAACGCATTCGCGCTGATCCAGGGCATTGAGACCCTCAGCCTGCGCATCGAGCGCCACGTGCAGAACGCCCAGGATGTCGCCGAATGGCTTGATAACCACCCGGATGTCGACACCGTGTACTACGCCGGCCTGCCGACGAGCCCGTGGTACGGCCAGGCGAATAAGTACGCCCCGCGCGGCGTCGGCGCCGTGTTGTCGTTCGAGCTCAAGGGCGGCGTCGACGCCGGACGTGAGTTCGTCAACAGCCTGTCGCTGTTCAGCCACGTCGCAAACATCGGAGATGTGCGCAGCCTCGTCATCCACCCCGCATCGACCACCCACTCACAGCTCACGCCCGAGCAGCAGCTCACGACCGGGGTCACCCCTGGTCTGGTTCGCCTCTCGGTCGGCCTCGAGAACATCGATGACATCAAGGCGGATCTCGCTTCAGGCCTCACCGCCGCCCGCAAGGTGGCCGACGCGGCACGCCGCGCCTAG
- the metX gene encoding homoserine O-acetyltransferase MetX, with amino-acid sequence MDWQTPEDSVPSSFVTAANNKALLGKPPASGAWREGDPAGHRQFANLGPLPLERGRHIPHVRMAYETWGELNDDASNAILILHALTGDSHLLGAAGIGHATAGWWSGIVGPGKYIDTDRWFVVAPNMLGGCQGTTGPASHTTEGIEWGARFPYITIRDQVNAQVLLSDSLGISRWAAVVGGSMGGMHSLEWSIGHPERLERVAVLAAPALSSADQIALNSVQIEAIRMDDAFAGGDYYDAADGDGPYRGLALARRMALLNYRSPDELNARFQRSWQSDISPLGDEGRFAVESYLDFHGNKFTRRFDANSYVTLVEAMNSHDVGRDRGGIDAALDRATAKALVLGIDSDRLFPVPDQQIIARGLSGNIDGDEAVVITSSFGHDGFLIEDDLVGPQLLRLLSS; translated from the coding sequence ATGGACTGGCAGACACCCGAAGACAGCGTTCCCTCTAGCTTCGTCACAGCGGCGAACAACAAGGCTCTCCTCGGCAAGCCTCCGGCCAGTGGAGCCTGGCGCGAAGGCGACCCGGCCGGGCATCGCCAGTTTGCCAACCTCGGGCCCCTCCCTCTTGAGCGCGGGCGACACATTCCCCACGTGCGCATGGCCTACGAGACCTGGGGCGAGCTCAACGACGACGCCAGCAACGCCATCCTCATCCTCCACGCGCTGACCGGCGACAGCCACCTGCTCGGTGCCGCCGGCATTGGGCACGCAACGGCCGGCTGGTGGTCCGGCATTGTAGGGCCGGGCAAGTACATCGACACCGATCGGTGGTTCGTGGTCGCGCCGAACATGTTGGGCGGATGCCAGGGCACGACAGGCCCGGCGTCGCACACGACAGAGGGCATTGAATGGGGCGCCCGCTTCCCCTACATCACCATCCGCGATCAGGTAAACGCTCAAGTATTGCTGAGCGATTCCCTCGGCATTTCTCGCTGGGCGGCCGTGGTCGGCGGTTCCATGGGCGGCATGCACTCCCTCGAATGGTCGATCGGGCACCCCGAGCGCCTTGAGCGAGTTGCGGTGCTCGCCGCGCCCGCGCTGAGCAGTGCAGATCAGATCGCGCTCAACTCTGTGCAGATCGAGGCGATCCGCATGGACGATGCCTTCGCCGGGGGCGACTACTACGACGCTGCTGACGGCGACGGCCCGTATCGAGGGCTTGCGCTGGCCCGCCGCATGGCACTTCTCAACTACCGCTCCCCCGACGAGCTCAACGCACGGTTCCAGCGAAGCTGGCAGAGCGACATCAGCCCGCTCGGCGACGAGGGCCGATTCGCCGTCGAGAGTTACCTCGATTTTCACGGCAATAAGTTCACCCGTCGGTTCGACGCGAACTCGTACGTCACCCTGGTCGAGGCAATGAACTCGCACGATGTTGGCCGCGATCGGGGCGGAATCGACGCCGCCCTCGACCGCGCGACGGCCAAAGCGCTGGTGCTGGGCATCGACAGCGACCGGCTCTTTCCGGTGCCAGACCAACAGATCATCGCGCGAGGGCTCAGCGGCAACATCGACGGCGACGAGGCCGTGGTGATCACCTCGAGCTTTGGACACGACGGGTTTCTCATCGAGGACGACCTCGTCGGCCCCCAGCTCCTGCGGTTGCTCTCGTCGTGA
- a CDS encoding sensor histidine kinase, with protein sequence MGATVCDDYTVDALGRERDRLLQRSARMVGTASTLVSFLCFLVPGLVEADILFAVVPLFIVLLAVHLLIGNSRSLPLVCAGLVAGLAILAVVQIPGSAEPNATLLNAMSPLAAGGLSSFTMVLLEGRWRHTVLAVAYILSLGLMVSAAPTDDLAARVAILVTFGWALTTVFAYWLNASVPRAARRIRSIGRAHMAERRASETEAQRRQGARLLHDTVLATLTLLAHSGVGVSADSMRQQAADDARLLRQLRLGVTVNPSSSGNYNLEPVAETPLGTTLESVKQRFGRMGLEVAWHGTGHVLLPSDVLDAFLLALSECLENVRRHAGVSNAHVTITEDETTVRAMVTDQGIGFVLEEVDEQSLGYKESIVGRLKEVGGNARLFSAPGAGTTVVLEVPRT encoded by the coding sequence ATGGGGGCCACGGTATGTGACGATTACACCGTGGATGCGCTGGGTCGGGAACGTGATCGCCTCCTTCAGCGATCCGCGCGTATGGTCGGAACGGCCAGCACCCTCGTCTCGTTTCTGTGTTTTCTGGTTCCCGGGCTCGTCGAAGCCGACATCCTGTTCGCCGTTGTACCGCTGTTCATCGTGCTGCTCGCCGTGCACCTGCTCATCGGCAACTCCCGGTCTCTTCCGCTGGTATGCGCTGGTCTCGTGGCGGGGCTCGCGATTCTGGCGGTCGTGCAGATCCCCGGCAGCGCCGAACCGAATGCCACCCTGCTCAACGCCATGTCGCCGCTCGCGGCGGGCGGGCTCTCGTCGTTCACGATGGTGCTCCTCGAGGGCCGATGGCGCCACACGGTGCTCGCGGTCGCCTACATCCTCTCCCTCGGTCTCATGGTGTCTGCGGCACCGACGGACGACCTTGCCGCGCGCGTGGCCATCCTCGTCACGTTCGGCTGGGCCCTCACCACGGTGTTCGCCTACTGGCTCAACGCGAGCGTTCCCCGTGCTGCCCGCCGCATCCGCAGCATCGGTCGCGCTCATATGGCCGAGCGCCGGGCGAGCGAAACAGAAGCCCAACGACGCCAGGGAGCCAGGTTGCTCCACGACACCGTGCTGGCGACGCTGACACTGCTTGCCCACTCCGGTGTTGGTGTCTCGGCGGACTCCATGCGGCAGCAGGCAGCGGATGACGCCAGACTGCTCCGCCAGCTCCGCCTCGGAGTGACGGTCAACCCGTCGAGCTCCGGAAACTACAACCTTGAGCCCGTGGCCGAGACTCCCCTGGGCACGACGCTCGAATCGGTGAAGCAGCGGTTTGGGCGCATGGGGCTCGAGGTTGCGTGGCACGGCACAGGGCATGTGCTCCTGCCGAGCGATGTACTCGACGCCTTTTTGCTCGCTCTCTCGGAGTGCCTGGAGAATGTGCGCAGGCATGCCGGCGTGAGCAACGCCCACGTGACCATCACGGAGGACGAGACCACCGTGCGGGCAATGGTCACCGACCAAGGAATTGGCTTTGTGCTCGAAGAGGTTGATGAGCAGAGTCTCGGATACAAAGAATCAATCGTCGGCCGACTCAAAGAGGTCGGCGGCAATGCGCGTCTCTTCTCGGCGCCGGGGGCTGGCACGACCGTCGTGCTGGAGGTTCCTCGCACATGA